One window from the genome of Natronomonas pharaonis DSM 2160 encodes:
- a CDS encoding 50S ribosomal protein L32e has protein sequence MSDDAADEYEELTDISGVGEAKAETLREAGIETVDDLREKSQDELADIDGVGNALAARIKADVGDLEVDAETDTEVEDETPEEADDEAEAEDVETELQPRGLADKTPELSDEEERLLTERKRVGKPQFNRQDYHKDKRTPTSWRRPRGTLSKQRRGIKGKGPTVEAGFRTPKEVRGKHPSGFEEVYVENVDDLEGVDGDREAARIGSTVGARKRERIEEVAEEEGIRVLNPTYVEVEVEE, from the coding sequence ATGAGCGATGATGCTGCCGACGAATACGAGGAACTGACCGACATCAGCGGCGTCGGAGAGGCGAAAGCCGAGACGCTCCGGGAGGCCGGCATCGAGACCGTCGATGACCTTCGGGAGAAGAGCCAGGACGAACTGGCCGACATCGACGGCGTCGGTAACGCGCTCGCAGCGCGTATCAAGGCCGACGTCGGCGACCTCGAAGTCGACGCCGAGACCGACACCGAAGTCGAAGACGAGACGCCGGAAGAAGCCGACGACGAAGCGGAAGCCGAAGACGTCGAGACGGAACTCCAGCCGCGCGGGCTGGCCGACAAGACGCCGGAGCTTTCCGACGAAGAGGAGCGACTCCTCACGGAGCGAAAGCGCGTCGGCAAGCCGCAGTTCAACCGGCAAGACTACCACAAGGACAAGCGGACCCCGACCTCGTGGCGTCGCCCCCGTGGCACGCTCTCAAAGCAGCGCCGCGGTATCAAGGGCAAAGGCCCGACGGTCGAGGCCGGCTTCCGGACGCCGAAGGAAGTTCGGGGCAAGCACCCGAGCGGCTTCGAGGAAGTCTACGTCGAAAACGTCGACGACCTCGAAGGCGTCGACGGCGACCGCGAAGCCGCCCGCATCGGCTCGACGGTCGGCGCTCGCAAGCGCGAGCGCATCGAAGAGGTCGCAGAAGAAGAGGGCATTCGCGTGCTCAACCCGACCTACGTCGAAGTGGAGGTCGAAGAATAA
- the secY gene encoding preprotein translocase subunit SecY — protein MSWKEAAEPVLTRLPAVKRPDRHVPFKRKLGWTAGVLVLYFFLTNVGIYGLGQGEDIFGQFRTILAGEQGSLLQVGIGPIVTASIVLQLLGGANLLGLNTDENPRDQALYQGLQKTLVIVMTALTAFPMVFAGFLQPSQAVADSLGISTGALGWIMFLQIFLGGMLILYMDEVISKWGVGSGIGLFIIAGVSQRLIGGFIAWSGLDAGYVGFFPRWYGILTGQVEMGPVLTQTGLFDLFLGPGELLALITTLLIFGIVVYAESVRVEIPLSHSRVKGARGRFPVKLIYASVLPMILVRALQANIQFLGRILNNQWAGMPAVIGEYSGSEQGFAEPTGGLFYYLAPIYSPEDWMWWLGETAAAPWQIMLRVGVDLTFMIVGGGIFAIFWVETTGMGPRATAEQIQRSGMQIPGFRQNPGTTEKVLERYIPQVTVIGGALVGLLAVMANMLGTIGQVTGTGLLLTVSITYKLYEEIAEEQLMEMHPMMREMFG, from the coding sequence ATGAGCTGGAAGGAAGCCGCCGAACCGGTGCTCACACGACTACCCGCAGTCAAGCGGCCGGACCGGCACGTGCCGTTCAAGCGAAAGCTCGGCTGGACAGCGGGTGTGCTCGTGCTGTACTTCTTCCTGACGAACGTCGGGATATACGGCCTCGGGCAAGGCGAGGACATCTTCGGACAGTTCCGGACCATCCTCGCGGGCGAACAGGGTTCACTGCTACAGGTCGGTATCGGTCCCATCGTCACCGCATCCATCGTGCTCCAGTTGCTCGGTGGGGCGAACCTGTTGGGGCTGAACACCGACGAGAACCCCCGTGACCAAGCGCTCTACCAGGGTCTTCAGAAGACGCTCGTCATCGTGATGACGGCGCTGACGGCCTTCCCGATGGTGTTCGCCGGCTTCCTTCAGCCAAGCCAAGCGGTCGCGGATTCGCTCGGCATCTCGACCGGCGCGCTGGGCTGGATCATGTTCCTCCAGATCTTCCTGGGCGGAATGTTGATCCTCTACATGGACGAGGTCATCTCCAAGTGGGGCGTCGGCTCCGGTATTGGCCTGTTCATTATCGCCGGCGTGAGCCAGCGGCTCATCGGTGGCTTCATCGCCTGGAGCGGCCTCGACGCCGGCTACGTGGGCTTTTTCCCACGGTGGTATGGAATCCTGACCGGACAGGTAGAAATGGGGCCAGTACTCACCCAGACAGGGCTGTTTGACCTGTTCCTCGGCCCCGGCGAACTACTGGCGCTGATTACGACGCTGCTCATCTTCGGCATTGTCGTCTACGCCGAGTCGGTTCGCGTCGAGATTCCGCTCTCGCACTCGCGGGTGAAGGGTGCGCGCGGCCGCTTCCCGGTGAAGCTCATCTACGCCAGCGTCCTGCCGATGATTCTCGTCCGGGCGCTGCAGGCCAACATCCAGTTCCTTGGCCGAATCCTCAACAACCAGTGGGCCGGTATGCCCGCAGTCATCGGCGAATACAGCGGCTCGGAGCAAGGCTTTGCCGAGCCGACCGGCGGCCTGTTCTACTATCTGGCCCCCATCTACTCGCCCGAAGACTGGATGTGGTGGCTCGGTGAGACGGCCGCCGCGCCGTGGCAAATCATGCTTCGCGTCGGGGTCGACCTGACGTTCATGATCGTCGGTGGCGGCATCTTCGCCATCTTCTGGGTCGAAACGACCGGGATGGGGCCGCGAGCGACTGCCGAACAGATTCAGCGCTCCGGGATGCAGATTCCGGGCTTCCGACAGAACCCCGGTACGACCGAGAAGGTCCTTGAGCGATACATCCCGCAGGTGACTGTCATCGGCGGCGCGCTCGTCGGATTGCTGGCTGTCATGGCAAACATGCTCGGCACAATCGGACAGGTGACAGGGACCGGACTCCTGCTCACCGTCTCCATTACCTACAAGCTCTACGAGGAAATCGCCGAAGAGCAGCTGATGGAGATGCATCCGATGATGCGCGAGATGTTCGGCTAA
- a CDS encoding uL15m family ribosomal protein, translating into MMSKKRRQRGSRTHGGGSHKNRRGAGHRGGRGNAGRDKHEFHNHEPLGKSGFKRPQKTRRDVETVNLRELDEDIAVLVEDGIAEESDDGYVVDARDVVEDGYEADVVKVLGAGTVYNELEIVADAFSESAEQALEVADGEAVLSERGEELEAEKDSTDEEDEES; encoded by the coding sequence ATAATGTCAAAAAAACGTAGACAGCGCGGGTCCCGCACCCACGGCGGCGGTAGCCACAAGAACCGGCGCGGTGCCGGCCACCGTGGCGGCCGCGGCAACGCGGGCCGCGACAAACACGAGTTCCACAACCACGAACCGCTCGGCAAGTCCGGTTTCAAGCGTCCCCAGAAGACACGGCGGGACGTCGAGACCGTCAACCTCCGTGAGCTCGACGAGGACATCGCTGTGCTCGTCGAGGACGGCATCGCAGAGGAGTCCGACGACGGCTACGTCGTCGACGCCCGCGACGTCGTCGAGGACGGCTACGAGGCCGACGTCGTGAAGGTCCTCGGAGCCGGCACGGTGTACAACGAGCTCGAAATCGTCGCCGATGCGTTCTCCGAAAGCGCCGAGCAGGCGCTTGAAGTCGCTGACGGCGAGGCCGTGCTCTCCGAGCGCGGCGAGGAGCTTGAAGCCGAAAAAGATTCAACCGACGAGGAAGACGAGGAATCGTAA
- a CDS encoding TrkH family potassium uptake protein, producing the protein MVRIRVDWRASLDLTGRVLLYLAAPLCFPLVLAVWYGEALVPFLAAIAVTLALGASLRTLPGDPGNLGPREAFLAVALIWLLVAAVGAIPFIVAGVGTIAHPVNAMFESMSGLTTTGATVLQEFDHHSRSVLMWRQLIQWLGGLGILVLATAILSEIGVGGAQLMERESQTKNVSKLTPRISDTAKLIWGLYVGITLLAVGVYYGLHLAGVAPEMDLYNAIAHAFTSVATAGFSPEPLSIGAFEPIVQWAIIPFMIAGSTSFVLMYIAINGEPMRLLRNDEFHFYLGTLGLFSAIVVAVLVFDGTIDFSSEETIRHALFNVTSIVTTTGYASTDFELWSAAAKYVLFLSMFTGGMVGSTTCSVKSLRWLVALKSFRRNLFTSVHPEAVRPVRLSGSPVDEETIRDIYAYLLLVVVIFAVFAVFVAVDADRAGIGLSAFESMGAAASTFLNIGPAFGEAGPYGTYDIFPMSTKVAMILLMWIGRIEIIPVLVLLTAAFWRS; encoded by the coding sequence ATGGTCAGGATACGCGTCGATTGGCGTGCGAGTCTCGACCTCACGGGCCGGGTACTGCTGTATCTTGCTGCGCCGCTGTGTTTCCCACTCGTGTTGGCGGTGTGGTACGGCGAAGCGCTCGTGCCGTTTCTTGCCGCCATTGCAGTGACGCTGGCGCTCGGAGCCAGCCTCCGGACGCTACCCGGCGACCCGGGGAACCTCGGTCCCAGAGAGGCGTTTCTCGCCGTTGCGCTCATCTGGCTGCTCGTGGCGGCGGTCGGAGCGATACCATTCATCGTCGCTGGTGTTGGAACCATCGCCCACCCGGTGAACGCGATGTTCGAGTCGATGAGCGGGTTGACGACGACCGGGGCGACGGTGCTACAGGAGTTCGACCACCACAGCCGCTCGGTGCTGATGTGGCGACAGCTCATCCAGTGGCTCGGCGGGCTCGGGATTCTCGTACTCGCGACGGCGATTCTCTCGGAGATCGGGGTCGGTGGGGCGCAACTGATGGAACGGGAGAGCCAGACAAAAAACGTCAGCAAGCTGACGCCGCGCATCTCCGACACCGCCAAGCTCATCTGGGGGCTGTACGTCGGAATAACACTGCTCGCGGTGGGTGTCTACTATGGGCTCCATCTCGCCGGGGTCGCCCCCGAGATGGACCTGTATAACGCTATCGCCCACGCGTTTACCTCGGTCGCGACCGCCGGGTTCTCACCGGAACCGCTGAGTATCGGGGCTTTCGAGCCGATTGTCCAGTGGGCCATCATTCCGTTTATGATCGCAGGGTCGACGAGTTTCGTGCTCATGTATATCGCCATCAACGGCGAGCCGATGCGACTGCTGCGAAACGACGAGTTCCACTTCTATTTGGGTACGCTGGGGCTCTTTTCGGCCATCGTCGTCGCAGTCCTCGTCTTCGACGGGACCATCGATTTCAGCTCCGAGGAGACGATTCGGCACGCCCTGTTCAATGTGACCTCGATTGTGACGACAACCGGGTATGCGAGCACCGACTTCGAGCTATGGTCGGCGGCCGCGAAGTACGTCCTCTTTCTCTCCATGTTCACCGGTGGGATGGTCGGGTCGACGACCTGTTCGGTCAAGTCGCTCCGGTGGCTTGTTGCGCTGAAATCGTTCCGGCGGAACCTCTTTACCAGCGTCCATCCCGAGGCGGTCCGACCGGTCCGGCTTTCGGGCAGTCCTGTCGACGAAGAGACCATCCGCGACATCTACGCGTACCTCCTCTTGGTCGTCGTCATCTTTGCGGTATTCGCCGTCTTCGTCGCTGTCGACGCCGACCGGGCCGGCATCGGGCTGTCAGCGTTTGAGTCGATGGGGGCAGCCGCCTCGACGTTTCTGAACATCGGTCCCGCGTTCGGCGAGGCCGGGCCATACGGAACCTACGACATCTTCCCGATGTCGACGAAGGTAGCGATGATACTGCTGATGTGGATCGGTCGCATCGAGATTATTCCGGTGCTTGTGCTGCTTACCGCCGCCTTCTGGCGGTCGTGA
- a CDS encoding 50S ribosomal protein L30, translated as MKAIVQVRGEVNQEQGVRDTLEMLNLDRVNHATLVPETDAYDGMVTKVNDWVAHGEPSADVVATLIERRAEPAAGEGDIDDEWVADNTDYDGVEALAEALVDEETTLQEAGVSPTLRLHPPRGGHDGIKHPTKEGGQLGKHTTEEIDTLLEAMR; from the coding sequence ATGAAGGCCATCGTCCAAGTTCGCGGTGAGGTAAACCAGGAACAAGGCGTCCGTGACACCCTCGAGATGCTCAATCTCGACCGGGTCAACCACGCGACGCTTGTCCCGGAAACGGACGCCTACGACGGTATGGTCACGAAGGTAAACGACTGGGTCGCCCACGGCGAACCCTCGGCCGATGTCGTCGCGACGCTCATTGAGCGTCGCGCCGAGCCGGCTGCGGGCGAGGGCGACATCGACGACGAGTGGGTCGCCGACAACACCGACTACGACGGCGTCGAAGCACTCGCCGAGGCACTGGTCGATGAGGAGACGACGCTGCAGGAAGCGGGGGTCTCGCCGACGCTTCGGCTCCACCCGCCACGCGGCGGCCACGACGGTATCAAACACCCCACCAAGGAGGGGGGCCAACTCGGCAAGCACACGACCGAGGAGATCGACACGCTCCTGGAGGCGATGCGATAA
- a CDS encoding 30S ribosomal protein S8, with amino-acid sequence MADNDPLASALSGLDNAESVGHLEQTIQPASNEIGSVLEVFYDRGYVDGFQFVDDGKAGRFEVELKGAINECGAVKPRYSAGADEFEKWEKRFLPARDYGTLIVTTSHGVMSHYEAREQGIGGQVIAYVY; translated from the coding sequence ATGGCGGACAACGACCCCCTGGCCAGCGCGCTGTCGGGACTGGACAACGCCGAGAGCGTCGGCCATCTGGAACAGACGATACAGCCCGCCTCGAACGAAATCGGCTCCGTACTCGAGGTCTTCTACGACCGCGGGTACGTCGACGGCTTCCAGTTCGTCGACGACGGCAAGGCCGGACGTTTCGAGGTTGAACTGAAAGGCGCCATCAACGAATGTGGTGCGGTCAAGCCCCGCTACTCGGCGGGTGCAGACGAGTTCGAAAAGTGGGAAAAGCGATTCCTCCCCGCCCGTGACTACGGGACCCTCATCGTCACGACCAGCCACGGCGTCATGAGCCACTACGAGGCCCGCGAACAGGGCATCGGTGGACAGGTAATCGCATACGTCTACTGA
- a CDS encoding 50S ribosomal protein L6 — MRTEIEIPDEVTATMDHLEVTVEGPNGSVTRRLWYPDITVDVEDGAVVIETDDDNAKTRSTVGTFESHVTNMFHGVTEGWEYSMEVFYSHFPMQVSVEGGDIVIENFLGEKAPRKTPVRGDTSVEVDGEELTVSGPSIEDVGQTAADIEQLTRVSDKDTRVFQDGVYITETPDRGDV; from the coding sequence ATGCGCACAGAAATCGAGATTCCGGACGAGGTCACGGCGACGATGGACCACCTCGAGGTGACCGTCGAGGGACCGAACGGAAGCGTCACGCGACGCCTCTGGTATCCCGACATCACGGTCGACGTCGAGGACGGTGCCGTCGTCATCGAGACCGACGACGACAACGCCAAGACCCGCTCTACGGTCGGCACCTTCGAGAGCCATGTCACCAACATGTTCCACGGTGTCACCGAGGGCTGGGAGTACAGTATGGAAGTATTCTATTCACACTTCCCGATGCAGGTCTCCGTCGAAGGTGGAGACATCGTCATCGAGAACTTCCTCGGCGAGAAGGCCCCGCGGAAGACGCCAGTCCGTGGCGACACCAGCGTCGAGGTCGACGGTGAGGAACTCACCGTCAGCGGCCCGAGCATCGAAGACGTCGGCCAGACGGCGGCCGACATCGAACAGCTGACGCGTGTCTCCGACAAGGACACCCGCGTCTTCCAAGACGGCGTCTACATCACGGAGACGCCCGACCGAGGTGATGTCTGA
- a CDS encoding 50S ribosomal protein L18, which yields MATGPRYTVPMRRRREARTNYHQRLRLLKSGKPRLVARKSNNQTKAQLVVTGPQGDETVASATSADLEAFGWEAPTGNLPAAYLTGLLAGKRAIEAGLDEAVLDIGLNTATPGNKVFAVQEGVIDAGLEVPHNEDVFADWQRTRGAHIAEYAEQLEDGLYSGDFDATELPDHFDEVRERVEDEL from the coding sequence ATGGCGACAGGACCACGATACACGGTGCCGATGCGGCGTCGCCGCGAGGCCCGAACGAACTACCATCAGAGGTTGCGCCTGCTGAAATCAGGCAAGCCACGACTGGTCGCTCGCAAGAGCAACAACCAAACCAAGGCGCAGCTGGTCGTTACGGGTCCGCAGGGAGACGAGACCGTCGCGAGTGCCACCTCGGCCGACCTTGAAGCGTTCGGCTGGGAGGCTCCGACGGGGAACCTGCCTGCGGCGTATCTGACCGGCCTGCTGGCCGGCAAGCGAGCCATCGAGGCAGGCCTCGACGAGGCCGTCCTCGACATCGGGCTCAACACGGCGACGCCCGGCAACAAGGTGTTTGCAGTACAGGAAGGTGTAATCGACGCAGGGCTGGAGGTTCCCCACAACGAGGATGTCTTCGCCGACTGGCAGCGGACCCGCGGAGCACACATCGCGGAGTACGCCGAGCAGCTCGAAGACGGCCTCTACAGCGGCGACTTCGACGCGACGGAGCTTCCGGACCACTTTGACGAAGTGCGAGAGCGCGTGGAGGATGAACTATGA
- a CDS encoding 30S ribosomal protein S5, with amino-acid sequence MSNGWEPRTRLGRKVADGEITSMQDALQSGLPLKEPELVDQLLPGLEDEVLDINMVQRMTDSGRRVKFRCVVVIGNRDGYVGYAQGRDDQVGGAIQKAIDVAKLNIIDVPLGSGSWEDRPGGRNSLMRRTTGKAGSVEVELKPAPRGLGLAAAPTVRHVLELAGVEDAWTKCHGNTRTTLNLAKATYNALRNASESRTPEHTRQVRQEAQE; translated from the coding sequence ATGAGTAACGGATGGGAGCCGCGAACGCGGCTCGGACGGAAAGTAGCGGACGGGGAGATAACCTCGATGCAGGACGCCCTGCAGTCGGGACTCCCGCTGAAGGAACCCGAGCTCGTCGACCAGCTCCTGCCGGGGCTGGAAGACGAGGTACTGGACATCAACATGGTCCAGCGGATGACCGACTCCGGCCGGCGCGTGAAGTTCCGCTGTGTCGTCGTCATCGGCAACCGCGACGGCTACGTCGGCTACGCACAGGGCCGCGACGACCAGGTCGGCGGCGCAATCCAGAAGGCCATCGATGTCGCGAAGCTCAACATCATCGACGTGCCGCTCGGCTCCGGCTCTTGGGAGGACCGCCCCGGCGGTCGTAACTCCCTGATGCGCCGGACGACCGGCAAGGCCGGCTCCGTCGAGGTCGAACTCAAGCCCGCACCGCGCGGGCTCGGCCTGGCGGCCGCGCCGACGGTCCGGCACGTCCTCGAGCTCGCTGGCGTCGAGGACGCCTGGACGAAGTGTCACGGCAACACGCGGACGACGCTGAACCTCGCGAAGGCGACGTACAACGCGCTCCGGAACGCTTCGGAGTCGCGAACGCCCGAACACACGCGACAGGTTCGACAGGAGGCACAAGAATGA
- a CDS encoding 50S ribosomal protein L19e, protein MTDLKAQKRLAADILDVGENRVRFDPDAQAEIADAITREDIRELIEDGTIEAKTAKGNSRGRARKRQQKRAYGHKKGHGSRKGRSGGRQNEKEDWQSRIRAQRRELRELRDAGDISREQYRELYDMASGGEFDSVADLNRYIDDKHGEQ, encoded by the coding sequence ATGACTGACCTGAAAGCACAAAAGCGGCTCGCGGCCGACATCCTCGATGTTGGCGAGAACCGCGTCCGGTTCGACCCGGACGCACAGGCGGAAATCGCCGACGCGATTACCCGAGAGGACATCCGCGAACTCATCGAGGACGGTACCATCGAAGCGAAGACGGCCAAGGGCAACTCCCGTGGCCGTGCCCGGAAGCGACAGCAGAAGCGCGCCTACGGCCACAAGAAGGGACACGGCTCCCGGAAGGGTCGTTCTGGCGGGCGACAAAACGAGAAGGAAGACTGGCAGAGCCGGATTCGCGCCCAGCGGCGCGAGCTGCGCGAGCTGCGCGACGCCGGCGACATCAGTCGCGAGCAGTACCGCGAGCTGTACGACATGGCCAGCGGTGGCGAATTCGACAGCGTCGCGGACCTGAACCGATATATCGACGACAAACACGGTGAACAATAA
- a CDS encoding 50S ribosomal protein L5, whose amino-acid sequence MSSEPDAGEFHEMREPTVEKVVVHMGVGRGGEPLAQAEEILEEIVEQQPVRTTAQKTIQDFEVREGDPIGTKATLRGEDAEEFLETALPLADIDRKQFDETGNFSFGVEEHTEFPSQEYDPQIGIYGLDVTVNLVRPGYRVHKRDKVSRSIPSNHRLTAEDAVTFLESNFDVEVSE is encoded by the coding sequence ATGAGCTCCGAACCAGACGCTGGCGAGTTCCACGAGATGCGTGAGCCGACAGTCGAGAAGGTCGTCGTCCACATGGGCGTCGGCCGCGGCGGTGAGCCGCTGGCGCAAGCCGAGGAAATCCTCGAAGAGATCGTCGAACAGCAGCCGGTCCGGACGACCGCCCAGAAGACGATTCAGGACTTCGAGGTCCGGGAGGGCGACCCCATCGGTACGAAGGCGACCCTCCGCGGTGAGGACGCCGAGGAGTTCCTCGAGACGGCGCTGCCGCTGGCGGACATCGACCGCAAGCAGTTCGATGAGACCGGCAACTTCAGCTTCGGCGTCGAGGAACACACCGAGTTCCCGAGCCAGGAGTACGACCCACAGATAGGCATCTACGGCCTCGACGTGACGGTCAACCTGGTTCGGCCGGGGTACCGAGTGCACAAGCGAGACAAGGTCAGCCGGTCGATTCCGTCGAATCACCGGCTTACCGCCGAGGACGCAGTGACGTTCCTCGAATCCAACTTCGACGTGGAGGTCTCCGAATGA
- a CDS encoding 30S ribosomal protein S14: MSDSEQTGEQAAKRTGQLETCQRCGRKQGLVGKYDIWLCRQCFREVARGMGFKKYS, translated from the coding sequence ATGAGCGACTCAGAACAAACAGGCGAGCAGGCCGCAAAGCGAACCGGCCAGCTCGAAACGTGTCAGCGCTGCGGGCGCAAGCAAGGTCTCGTCGGTAAATACGATATCTGGCTGTGTCGACAGTGCTTCCGAGAGGTTGCCCGCGGCATGGGCTTCAAAAAGTACAGCTAA
- the trkA gene encoding Trk system potassium transporter TrkA translates to MRIVIVGAGEVGTSIADSLAADHDVVVVDIDEDRAETLKYDIDVMTLAGDGTALSTLQTADVGSADLFIASTDDDRANLVACGTAKTIGDPFTIARTNSVEYLRTWELTESAFGVDFMVCSDLLTAEDIVRVVGLPSAVDVDPFAGGLVQMAEFEICAGSPVAGQTVAEADRFESLTFAGLFRDGEMVLPQGDTVVKPGDRAVVIGSPESVQAFASDLAPEATPGGADEIVIIGGSEIGYQTARLLEERGLKPRLIEQDHDRARKLAEELPETLVMEHDATDTEFLAREHVDEADIVVAALDSDERNLLVSILASRLGTERIVAVVDSAEYVDLFEEIGIDVAVNPRQVTAEEITRFTHGGVAENIAVLENDQAEVLELELTDSGSLTGQTVQEVADGLDAELVFGAITRGRTLIAPRGDTELLPGDHIVVFVETAFVDELTRMA, encoded by the coding sequence ATGCGTATCGTCATCGTCGGTGCCGGCGAGGTCGGAACCTCGATCGCAGACAGCCTCGCCGCAGACCACGATGTCGTCGTCGTTGATATCGACGAGGACCGCGCCGAGACGCTCAAATACGACATCGACGTGATGACACTGGCCGGCGACGGCACGGCGCTTTCGACGCTGCAGACCGCCGACGTCGGCTCTGCTGACCTCTTTATCGCCAGCACGGACGACGACCGCGCTAATCTCGTCGCGTGTGGGACGGCCAAAACCATCGGCGACCCGTTCACCATCGCCCGGACAAACAGCGTTGAGTACCTCCGGACGTGGGAGCTGACCGAGTCAGCGTTCGGCGTCGACTTCATGGTCTGTTCGGACCTGCTGACCGCCGAGGACATCGTCCGCGTCGTCGGGCTGCCGTCGGCGGTTGATGTTGACCCTTTCGCGGGGGGCCTTGTGCAGATGGCGGAGTTCGAAATCTGTGCGGGAAGTCCAGTCGCCGGGCAGACAGTCGCCGAGGCCGACCGCTTCGAGTCGCTAACGTTTGCCGGGCTGTTCAGGGACGGCGAGATGGTGCTTCCGCAGGGGGACACCGTGGTCAAGCCCGGCGACCGTGCGGTCGTCATCGGCAGTCCCGAAAGCGTACAGGCGTTCGCCAGCGACCTCGCGCCGGAGGCCACCCCGGGCGGCGCCGACGAGATTGTCATCATCGGCGGCTCCGAAATCGGCTACCAGACCGCCCGGCTGCTCGAAGAACGAGGTCTAAAGCCTCGGCTCATCGAACAGGACCACGACCGGGCGCGAAAGCTCGCCGAGGAGTTGCCGGAGACGCTCGTGATGGAACACGACGCCACGGATACCGAATTCCTCGCCCGCGAGCACGTCGACGAGGCTGACATCGTCGTCGCGGCGCTGGACAGCGACGAGCGCAACCTGCTTGTCTCGATACTGGCGAGCCGGCTGGGAACAGAACGTATCGTCGCCGTCGTCGACAGTGCCGAATACGTGGACCTGTTTGAAGAGATCGGCATCGATGTCGCAGTCAACCCCCGGCAGGTTACCGCCGAGGAGATAACGCGGTTCACTCACGGTGGTGTCGCCGAGAACATCGCCGTCCTCGAAAACGACCAGGCGGAGGTGCTCGAACTGGAGCTGACCGACAGCGGTTCCCTCACCGGACAGACGGTCCAAGAGGTCGCCGACGGCCTCGACGCCGAGTTGGTCTTCGGGGCAATAACGCGAGGACGAACGCTTATCGCACCACGGGGTGACACCGAATTGCTCCCCGGCGACCACATCGTCGTCTTCGTCGAGACGGCGTTTGTCGATGAGCTGACGAGGATGGCATAA